The Desmonostoc muscorum LEGE 12446 genome includes a region encoding these proteins:
- a CDS encoding PAS domain S-box protein: MTTIAGLTICEYLFGWNFGIDELVIRDSPSSLATSHPGRMGVNTALNFMLVSVALQFLIHQRNHRSYWYAQILALIATLISFQALMGYAYKVKVLYGLAPYTTSMALHTAVLFNLLGIGILWARAEQGLMRVVTSDNYGGLLARRLLVAAIAVPFILGWVIVEGQRAGQYDPAFAVSVFAIILIVIFTVLIWQSARVIEHLSHQRDISDDLHLRAQEALRAYEDKLASFVDANVIGIAFADVYGGIHKVNDEYLRIIGYTREEVLAGALSWREITVPEHRHLDQQGIAEAKGNPKGACTPYQKEYIRKDGSRIPILIGYVLLGEKREESVAFILDLSERKQAEAEQQKLVSLVENSSDFIGIATLEGQLLYINDAGQKLVGLASLEEVKQKAVLDYVMPEDKDYFQQHILPTVRSQGRWQGEFRFRHLQTGELIPVDYNIFTVTENNTGQPIALATVTRNISEQKQAKEQILQLNKDLQRRITELQTLLEVIPIGIGIAEDPECKNIKVNPAFAKQLGISLETNASLSAPLDEKVTSFKICRQGRELSPEELPMQYSAAHGVEVLDVDLEILHESGKIVNLLEYVAPLFDEEGKTRGCVGAFLDITERKQAEEVLRNQQKWLEDVLNLMPRPLLFIEPGTARVTFANRSADELAGGEFPKGIPAAEYHTVYHYTDAAGNRLPNEQMPGVRVALGERLNGLEVDWHTSSGVRSLLIFADTLPAMHGHPAICILVFQDISNLKQVEKALSVGYQRLKLLFETANDLLSSQQPVVLIDSVFRKLSEQIGLDVYFNYMVEDNSQVMRLQSYGGISPELAKEIECLAFGQAVCGTVAQEGHPRSVENVQQSTDPKTQLIRSLGISAYYCYPLMAQGRLLGTLSFGSKTRLSFTENQKGMMQAVCDQIAIAMERASLIASLQQQTEELQQANRMKDEFLGILSHELRSPLNAILGWAQLLQRSKLNETQIAKGMETIERNAKAQTQLVEDLLDISRMIRGKLRLNVHTCNLVPMIESSLETVRLAAQCKEIDLRFSLVPSPETENSEYREIEFPTNQHSKHSLLGKDSIFLVSGDFERLQQIIWNLLSNAIKFTPTGGRVEVQLSVVDGQEKQQITDKYAQIQVIDTGIGMSADFLPYAFERFRQADSSSTRTYGGLGLGLAIVRHLVELHGGVVYADSPGEGQGATFTVKLPLLKSPLLCPSAPVPICPCAHLPPSLVGVRVLVVDDQIDSREFITTVLQQYQAEVQAVESVQEALQVISQWKPDVLVSDIGMPQEDGYSLIRKVRSQSPELGGNIPAAALTAYARAEDRMRAIQEGYQMHLPKPVEPAELATVVASLVGRT, from the coding sequence GTGACCACAATTGCTGGACTCACAATCTGTGAATATCTGTTCGGCTGGAATTTTGGTATTGATGAGTTGGTAATTCGTGACTCACCAAGCAGTTTGGCAACATCCCATCCGGGGCGAATGGGGGTGAACACAGCACTCAATTTTATGTTGGTGAGTGTAGCCTTACAGTTTCTGATTCATCAAAGAAATCACCGCAGTTATTGGTATGCCCAAATTCTGGCTTTGATAGCTACTTTGATTTCCTTTCAAGCGCTTATGGGCTATGCCTACAAAGTCAAAGTTCTTTATGGACTTGCTCCTTATACAACATCAATGGCGTTACACACAGCGGTGTTGTTCAACTTACTAGGTATAGGCATTTTGTGGGCGCGGGCAGAACAGGGGTTAATGAGAGTAGTTACAAGTGATAACTATGGCGGCTTACTTGCACGTCGTTTATTGGTTGCCGCGATCGCAGTACCTTTTATATTAGGGTGGGTAATTGTTGAAGGTCAACGGGCAGGACAATACGATCCAGCTTTTGCAGTATCAGTGTTTGCCATTATCTTGATTGTAATTTTTACGGTTTTGATTTGGCAAAGTGCGAGGGTTATTGAACACCTCAGTCATCAGCGTGATATTTCTGATGACCTACACCTACGCGCCCAAGAAGCACTCAGAGCCTACGAAGATAAACTGGCAAGTTTCGTAGATGCTAACGTTATCGGCATTGCCTTTGCTGATGTGTACGGCGGTATCCACAAGGTAAATGACGAATATCTCAGGATAATTGGTTACACGCGGGAAGAAGTGTTAGCAGGTGCCTTAAGCTGGAGAGAGATTACTGTTCCAGAGCATCGACACTTAGACCAACAAGGTATCGCCGAAGCCAAGGGAAATCCCAAAGGTGCTTGTACACCTTACCAGAAAGAATACATTCGCAAAGATGGTAGCCGAATTCCGATTTTAATTGGTTACGTGCTGTTGGGAGAAAAACGCGAAGAGTCAGTAGCGTTTATCCTAGATTTAAGCGAACGCAAGCAAGCAGAAGCAGAGCAACAAAAATTAGTATCGCTGGTAGAAAATAGCTCTGACTTTATCGGCATCGCTACCCTTGAGGGACAATTACTTTATATAAATGATGCAGGTCAAAAGTTAGTAGGGCTTGCAAGCCTTGAAGAGGTGAAGCAAAAGGCAGTATTAGATTATGTCATGCCCGAAGACAAAGATTATTTTCAACAGCATATACTGCCGACTGTGCGATCGCAAGGGCGGTGGCAGGGAGAATTCCGCTTTCGACATCTGCAAACAGGTGAATTGATACCAGTTGATTACAACATCTTCACCGTTACAGAGAACAACACAGGACAACCAATTGCTCTGGCCACTGTGACTCGCAACATCAGCGAGCAAAAACAGGCTAAGGAACAAATCCTACAACTAAACAAGGATCTACAGCGCCGCATCACTGAATTACAAACTTTGCTGGAGGTAATTCCCATTGGCATTGGCATTGCCGAAGATCCAGAATGCAAAAATATTAAGGTCAACCCTGCTTTTGCTAAGCAGTTAGGAATATCTTTAGAGACAAATGCTTCCCTGAGCGCTCCCTTGGATGAAAAAGTGACAAGCTTTAAAATTTGCCGCCAGGGAAGGGAACTCTCACCAGAAGAACTTCCCATGCAGTACTCTGCTGCTCATGGTGTCGAAGTGTTGGATGTAGACCTAGAAATATTACATGAAAGCGGAAAAATAGTCAACCTTTTGGAGTACGTTGCACCTTTGTTTGACGAGGAAGGGAAGACCAGAGGGTGCGTTGGTGCATTTTTGGATATTACAGAACGCAAGCAGGCAGAAGAAGTACTCCGCAATCAGCAAAAATGGCTGGAAGATGTGTTAAATCTCATGCCAAGACCGCTGTTGTTTATCGAACCAGGAACGGCACGGGTAACTTTTGCCAATCGCTCTGCTGACGAATTAGCTGGGGGCGAATTTCCTAAAGGTATACCAGCAGCAGAATATCACACAGTTTACCACTATACGGATGCGGCAGGAAATCGCCTTCCCAATGAGCAAATGCCAGGAGTACGGGTGGCTCTTGGCGAACGTCTGAATGGGTTGGAAGTAGACTGGCATACTAGTTCTGGTGTGCGCTCTCTACTGATATTTGCTGATACCTTGCCAGCAATGCACGGCCATCCAGCTATCTGTATTTTGGTGTTTCAAGATATTAGCAATCTCAAGCAGGTAGAAAAAGCGCTTTCCGTTGGTTACCAAAGGCTAAAGCTACTTTTTGAGACAGCTAACGATCTGCTATCGAGCCAGCAACCAGTGGTATTAATCGATAGTGTCTTCCGAAAACTCTCGGAGCAAATTGGTTTAGATGTTTACTTTAACTATATGGTTGAGGATAACTCTCAGGTAATGCGGTTGCAGTCTTACGGTGGCATTTCCCCAGAACTGGCGAAGGAAATTGAGTGCTTGGCATTTGGTCAAGCGGTTTGCGGTACTGTCGCCCAGGAGGGTCATCCAAGATCTGTAGAGAATGTGCAGCAATCAACTGACCCGAAAACACAATTGATTCGTTCTTTAGGAATTAGTGCTTATTATTGTTACCCGTTAATGGCACAGGGACGGCTGTTGGGTACTCTTTCCTTTGGCAGCAAGACTCGGCTAAGCTTCACCGAGAATCAAAAGGGGATGATGCAAGCTGTGTGCGACCAAATTGCGATCGCAATGGAACGAGCTAGTTTAATTGCATCTTTACAGCAGCAAACTGAGGAACTGCAACAAGCTAACCGCATGAAAGACGAGTTTCTCGGCATATTATCCCACGAATTGCGATCGCCCCTCAATGCTATCCTTGGCTGGGCACAACTATTGCAACGCAGCAAGCTCAACGAAACCCAAATCGCTAAAGGGATGGAGACAATTGAGCGCAACGCTAAGGCGCAAACTCAGCTAGTTGAAGACCTACTGGATATATCGCGGATGATTCGAGGCAAATTACGCCTGAATGTCCATACTTGTAATTTAGTGCCGATGATTGAGTCGAGTCTAGAGACTGTTAGGCTAGCTGCCCAATGTAAAGAAATCGATTTGAGATTTTCCCTCGTTCCTTCGCCAGAAACCGAAAATTCCGAATATCGAGAAATAGAATTCCCAACCAATCAACATTCAAAACACAGCCTCCTTGGCAAAGATTCAATCTTCCTAGTTTCCGGTGATTTCGAGCGGTTGCAGCAGATCATCTGGAATCTACTATCCAATGCCATCAAGTTTACACCGACTGGAGGACGGGTAGAGGTGCAATTGTCAGTAGTTGATGGTCAAGAAAAACAACAAATAACCGACAAATATGCCCAAATTCAAGTAATTGACACAGGTATTGGCATGAGTGCTGATTTTCTGCCTTATGCATTTGAGCGTTTTCGTCAAGCTGATAGTTCTAGTACCAGAACCTATGGGGGATTAGGACTAGGATTAGCGATCGTCCGTCATTTAGTAGAATTACATGGCGGTGTCGTCTATGCAGATAGTCCGGGTGAAGGACAAGGCGCAACATTTACAGTCAAGCTACCACTTCTGAAGAGTCCGCTCCTCTGCCCCTCTGCCCCTGTGCCCATCTGCCCCTGTGCCCATCTGCCCCCCTCCCTTGTTGGTGTGCGGGTACTGGTTGTCGATGACCAAATTGATAGCCGTGAATTTATCACCACAGTACTCCAACAGTACCAAGCCGAAGTTCAAGCAGTAGAATCAGTTCAAGAAGCATTGCAAGTAATTTCACAATGGAAACCTGATGTATTAGTTAGCGACATTGGTATGCCCCAAGAAGATGGTTACTCTTTGATTCGGAAAGTGCGATCGCAATCTCCAGAATTAGGAGGAAATATTCCCGCAGCAGCACTGACAGCTTATGCTAGGGCGGAGGATCGGATGCGGGCGATACAAGAAGGTTATCAGATGCATTTGCCGAAACCTGTTGAGCCGGCTGAGTTAGCAACAGTAGTGGCCAGTCTGGTTGGGCGGACTTGA
- a CDS encoding FAD-dependent oxidoreductase, with product MQNNSGKTTSIWMTTARVPEQLALTENINADVCVVGAGIAGMSTAYILTRQGKSVVVLDDGLIGGGQTARTTAHLSNVLTERYYELEQIHGKEGAKLIAQSHTTAINTIEAIATQENINCDFERLDGYLFPPDAKSLDEIQHELEAAHRVGLTNVEMVKKAPLTDFDTGVCLRFPQQGQFDPLKYLAGLAEAIQRRGGKIFTETHVEKIKGGLPAYVETSGGKLVTADAVVVATNSPISNLATMHFKQAPYMTFVIGVKVPGGSVYKALYWDTLDPYHYVRLQKLDDQYDVLIVGGEDHKTGQADDASTRYARLQTWTRERFPMAQEVLFQWSGQVMNSDDGIAYIGKNPFDEENVYIVTGDTGIGMTHGTIAGILITDLILGRKSSWAELYDPSRVKIGGVGEFISENLNVATQYLNWVTPGDVDSVEKLAPGKGAVVRRGLTKIAAYRDENGTLQEYSAICTHLNCIVAWNSSEKTWDCPCHGSRFDTKGRVINGPAINGLAPVEDK from the coding sequence ATGCAAAACAACTCTGGTAAAACTACTTCTATTTGGATGACAACGGCAAGAGTTCCAGAACAACTGGCACTTACCGAAAATATTAATGCAGATGTGTGCGTTGTGGGTGCTGGGATAGCGGGGATGTCAACTGCCTATATTTTAACCCGCCAAGGTAAGTCTGTAGTTGTGCTGGATGATGGACTGATTGGTGGCGGTCAAACCGCACGGACAACAGCACACCTGTCAAATGTGCTAACTGAACGTTACTACGAACTTGAGCAAATACACGGTAAAGAAGGCGCAAAACTTATTGCCCAAAGTCATACAACAGCAATTAATACTATAGAGGCGATCGCTACCCAAGAAAATATTAACTGCGATTTTGAGCGACTTGATGGCTATCTGTTTCCCCCAGACGCGAAATCACTGGATGAAATCCAACACGAGTTAGAAGCTGCACACCGCGTCGGACTCACTAACGTAGAAATGGTGAAGAAAGCGCCATTGACTGATTTTGATACAGGAGTGTGTCTACGCTTTCCTCAACAAGGGCAATTCGACCCGTTGAAGTATCTCGCTGGACTTGCAGAAGCCATTCAACGCCGTGGTGGTAAAATTTTTACGGAGACGCACGTAGAAAAAATCAAAGGTGGTTTACCCGCCTACGTTGAAACGAGCGGCGGTAAACTTGTCACAGCCGATGCTGTAGTAGTAGCAACCAACTCACCCATCAGTAATTTGGCTACGATGCACTTTAAGCAAGCCCCATACATGACTTTTGTCATCGGTGTTAAAGTGCCTGGGGGTTCTGTTTACAAAGCGCTTTATTGGGACACCCTCGATCCTTACCATTACGTAAGATTACAGAAGCTTGATGACCAGTATGATGTATTAATTGTTGGCGGTGAAGACCACAAAACCGGACAAGCTGACGATGCCAGCACTCGGTATGCCAGACTCCAGACATGGACGCGAGAACGTTTCCCGATGGCACAAGAGGTTTTATTTCAGTGGTCAGGTCAGGTAATGAATTCTGATGATGGTATTGCCTACATTGGCAAAAACCCCTTTGATGAGGAAAACGTCTACATCGTCACCGGTGATACAGGCATAGGCATGACCCACGGCACGATCGCAGGTATACTCATAACTGATTTGATTTTGGGGCGAAAAAGTAGCTGGGCAGAGCTTTATGACCCGTCGCGTGTGAAAATTGGTGGAGTAGGTGAATTTATCTCAGAGAATCTCAATGTTGCTACCCAGTACTTAAATTGGGTGACACCAGGAGATGTTGATTCTGTGGAAAAACTCGCTCCGGGCAAAGGTGCAGTGGTGCGCCGTGGTTTGACAAAAATCGCAGCTTACCGAGACGAAAACGGCACACTACAGGAATATTCGGCGATCTGTACTCACCTCAATTGTATCGTTGCCTGGAATTCCTCAGAAAAGACCTGGGATTGTCCCTGTCACGGTTCGCGGTTTGATACGAAAGGAAGGGTAATCAATGGCCCAGCGATTAATGGGTTGGCACCAGTGGAAGATAAGTAA